The following coding sequences are from one Ornithodoros turicata isolate Travis chromosome 1, ASM3712646v1, whole genome shotgun sequence window:
- the LOC135386353 gene encoding NPC intracellular cholesterol transporter 1-like: protein MWSPWHMVLLLWLFANVAFNVDGRCVFTGHCGNDEDTDKPIPCSVYSNPTPTLDDSVWQTFEQVCPQLASETSHDHKVCCDSNQIRDMARELEQPAKLGMAKCPGCMLNFKDLLCRMTCSPQQSEFIFVNATQRGVTGLHVSELVYALSRDFAHGVYDTCKDVRSVLGVKLMTLMCNGRFSGCSPQYWLDFLGSTPKEGGYAPFHIHHLITDAPLVQLHGAILKPLRVPHFPAC, encoded by the coding sequence ATGTGGTCCCCGTGGCACATGGTTCTCCTTCTGTGGCTGTTTGCAAACGTAGCGTTTAATGTAGATGGTCGGTGTGTTTTCACGGGCCATTGTGGAAACGACGAAGACACAGACAAACCAATCCCTTGCTCGGTGTACAGCAACCCAACGCCGACGCTGGATGACTCCGTGTGGCAGACGTTCGAGCAAGTCTGCCCCCAGCTGGCTTCTGAAACGAGCCACGACCATAAGGTATGCTGCGACTCCAACCAAATACGAGACATGGCCCGGGAACTGGAGCAACCAGCAAAGCTTGGGATGGCTAAGTGCCCCGGTTGTATGCTCAACTTCAAGGACCTTCTGTGCCGTATGACTTGCTCGCCTCAACAATCGGAATTCATCTTTGTGAACGCAACTCAGCGTGGAGTGACCGGACTGCACGTCTCTGAACTAGTGTACGCCCTGAGTCGGGACTTCGCTCACGGCGTCTATGACACTTGCAAAGATGTTCGAAGCGTACTAGGGGTCAAGCTGATGACACTCATGTGTAATGGCCGATTCTCTGGTTGTAGTCCGCAGTATTGGCTAGATTTCCTAGGGTCGACGCCAAAGGAGGGTGGCTACGCACCGTTCCACATCCACCACCTCATAACGGACGCACCACTTGTTCAGTTACACGGAGCAATATTGAAGCCTTTGCGTGTACCACACTTTCCCGCTTGCTAA